AGGCAGCTCGAGCTATATTTTTTTCAGTGTCAGTCCATTCAGCTTCACTCACTTGCATAACTCAATCTGAAATTTGTGCGATAGTTAGTTGGTTAGGATTGTTTTGTTTGCTTAGAGTAATTGAGCGCTCTTGGTTAACAGAGCGCTCCCCACAATAGTTAGTGATTTACTCTGCGCGCGAGTCTTCCTATCTCGCCAGATTCATAAGCTCTTTGGGAGAGGCTAACAAGTCAATGGCTACGAAAAAGATCTTGCCTTCAGAATTGATCAAGAACCGCCAAGCCATATTCATGCCCACTGCTGCGCCAAACCAGGGGGTCTGAACCTTGCCTGTAACTTTCACTTGAGTGTAGCCATCGTCTGCAGGTTCAGCGACACCGCGCTCTGGCACCAACTTGAGGTTCTGACACTCTTCTCGGAAGAACCGCAGGATTGCATCTTTGCCAATGATCGGTCTTTGAAAGGGAGGTTGCAAAGCACCGTCCGCCACGAACAGCTTAATTAGTTCATCAAAATCATTTGCATTCAAGTTGTCCATGTAGTTCAACACTGTTGGGTTGTCCAGACCTTCAATGGTGACTTTAGTACGCTGAGACTTTTCTTTAGGCACGACCACGGGTTCAGAAATTCTGGCATAGTCGCCTAGTTTACTTGCATCAAACCCCATGTCCACAACCGAGTTTCGCAGGACGGTGATCTGTTGTCCTTGATCCAGGTTTTTGAGGGTTTCCAATACGGCAGTAGCATTGGCTGAAAGCTTATAGCCAGCCGGAATTGGCGCGACAGTGCCTTGCTCCATCCATTCCGCGAGCTGATTCCAAAAACCTAGCTTAATATTAGGCGACCAAGTAGCATAGGTGCGGCAAATAGGTGTATCTGCGTGGTTTGCCAGATCACACATAACCTGACTTTGCTCGTCAAAGGTCATTTGCTTGATTTGGTTCAGGATTTGTTCGGCAAACTGCATTCTGGCTGCACCGGGAGCTGCAACTGTGACGGTTTTGCCCATCTCCAGGAAAGCGAACCAGGTCCATGCCAGTTGATCTTCGGCACTGAGTTGGTTGAATCGTGCAGTCAAAGCCGGTACTGCATCAGCCGATAATGTACCGGGAAAAATACCACGGGCGGAATCGATAGTAATTGCCATGTTGAGGGGTACCTCGCTAAGTTTGTAACTGACTAAAGATCAAACAATATGTCTCTGGAGATACAGTTTTGCTCTCCAGTCATTAAATTATCACAAAATGTTAATTTTTGTAAAGAATCTTTAATATTAAAATCGAAAACTTAGTTTCGTTGGTAGCTGTAATACTTGAGAAATCGGCGCGGAGAGTGAACAATGCTTTTTTGAACCAAGTGCTTCTCCTTAATATATGATAGGTTTCTTGACAGATTAAGGTAAAGAGGTTTTCATTTACAGTTGATTCCTCTGGGTCCAAAGCAAGCCATGATCGGGTTAGTGCTGCCATAGTTCGGTTAGGGATTGGTGACACAAAGTCAGCGGCAGATGATCTCCTCCACCAGACGCTACTTTGTAAGTCCCAAAGGGACACGCTTGCGCGTATCTCCTGCACAGACGCTGCTTTGTAAGTCCCAAAGGGACACGCTTACGCGTTCGCGTTCGCGCAGCGTGTCGCTTTGCGACTCAGCGTCTCTGAAAGAGATACGCTCGATTCGTGCGCTTGCGCTTACGGGTAAGAAGCAACAACCCGAAACGTGCCGCCCCTGAAAAACAAGCCAGCTTTTGTTTTGTTGTTCGCGTAGCGTGTCCTCCGGACACTCTGTCGGCGAAGCAGGGTACTCGTTCTAGTACGCTCGTGCTTGTTTTTCTACGTGTAAGACCAGGGTCTTACCGGGCGTATCATCCGGCAATTCCATTAGCGCAGGTCATTAATGATGTCAGGACTGTCAAAATCTTTGGTGTTTCGGTTGAGAAAACACGCGACTGTGGGTGAATGCTGCAATCCACATTAGCTTATCAGGCTCTAATTGATGATATATTGACATTGTATTAAATTCTCATACTTAAACATTCCACACTTATAATTTAGGTTCAAAAACTTTCATGACTAAAGCTGTTTATATCCAAGATAGTGACTTTGATAATCTTTTAACCTCTTCGGGACTTGTGGTAGTTGATTACACAGCCTCTTGGTGTGGCCCATGTAAGTTGATTAGTCCTTTCATCGACGAATTAGCAGAAAAATATGAAGGTCGTGCCAAGGTGGTGAAGGTCGATCTCGATCACAACAAAGAAAATGCCAAAAAATATAATATCAAGAGTATTCCTGCCGTGCTGATTTTTAAAGATGGCGAAGAGGTAGAACGTCTGGTTGGCAAGGCTTCCTATGAAACCTTCAGTCAAGCGCTAGAGAAATACCTTTAGGTTAAACGGCTACTCCGGGCGCAAGTCGCCGAATTAACGCAGATATGAGGATGTGCGATACGCTCTGCGTTAAGCCAAAGGTTTAACGCGGGAATTTCTCTTCCTCTGTTTTAACAAAACAGAAATAAAATTTGGATTTCAGAAGTCACCTGGAGCAGGAAAGCCCTCAGGCTTTTTTAAGCATACGGTGATTTGCGTTATTTCACGCAAGTGCCAGAGGTTGTATGTTTTAAAATATACAACCTCTCCCAAACGTTATCGCAGTAGTATTTGTAGCGGTTTTCCACAACGCTTTGTTGATTCAAATTTCAAAGCTTTGATATAGCCAGTCACTCGCTAGCCCCTAAGGGGCAAAGCTGGCCGGGGGGATTTCCCCAGATAATTGAACTACGCCACAATTCGCCAAGTCAAGGTATAATCTGCGCCACCTCGATTAAACTTACCAGTCATTTCTCCTTGCCCGGCTTGGCCGCTGCTAGCGGTGACGCTGCCAATAAGATCATCATTGTTAAAGATACCTGTGTCTTTGTCATACAGTTTAATTTCAGCAGTGCGATCAAAGATGATATTAGAAATATCTCTCAAGTCTTTACCTTCTGCTTCCTTGATGCTATTTACGCCTCCAACCTGCTTACCGTTAATGACAAAGTAAACCTCATCACTGCCAAGTGTATCTTCGGTTTTTTCGCAGTAAAGAGAAATGAGTTCTAAACGCGCCATATGTTTATCCAATAATTTCTGTTCCAACGTAGCATAGTATCCTGGAACCGTGATGCTTGCTCGCCTCAATGCTATTTTAAAAACGTGCGTATGCGCTTTTACCGTAGGATAGCCATATTCTCCGTAACTCGGGAAACCCAGTTTCCGTAAACCGATTTTCCCAGTTTAGGTTTGTGTAGATAAAGACAAAGACAAATAGCGATCGCTTTGGCGATCACTTGCCCCTACCATAATACAGGTTGAGTCGAAGCATTACTGGGATTCGGCTACCAACGAATCGCACTTAACCCCTTTCTCCGTTAACTGAACAGTATTGGGAAGGAGTGGAGTGTTACGAAAGATCGGATATTGGGCATCAACCTGATGAGCTTTTTTGACAATCCTGTTAAATAAGAAGTTAGTCAGCTTTAGTTCCCTAAAAGTCTTTTGTGGATCAGACAGATGGGTTGTTGGCAGCTGTTGCCCCATTTCTTTGAAAACTAGACCAATCGGCACATTGATTTCATCCTGGAGTTTGAGACAACGGATGAACAACGGACTGCTAGCGGCAATCACCGATCCAACACCTCCCCGAACTTGTCCCCATCCGATGTAATACAGTCCCTTGTAGTCGTCGGGAAACGCTCCACCATAACATTTGACGACTGATCCTTCGACGCGCTGAAGTTCCTGAGGTAAGAAGGAATAAGCAACATCATAACCGGTTGCACAAACAATTAAGTCAAATTCCTCACAACTGCCATCGATAAACTCGACTTCCCAACCATTAAGCTGACGCACAGTAGGTTTGGGAATAATACGACCATGTTTGATGTAGTAAGGCACCTCATTGTTTATAGTGGGGTGTTTATCAAAAACTTGATGGTTCGGTTTGGATAGACCATACTCTTCGTGCTTGCCGAACGTCAAACGCATTATCCCGTATGCCGTCAGTCGCTGAAACCATTCTGGCATCCACCATTGCAATAGATCGACGAACGGAATTCCAGCAAATGTCTTAGGGATGAACCATACCGATTCGCGCATACTCAAGACACACTTGGCTCCTACCCGAGCTGCTTCTGCCGCAATGTCACAAGCTGAGTTCCCGCTGCCGATAACCAGAACTCGTTTGCCACGAAGCATTTCGAGTCGTTTGTAATCTTTGGAATGAATAATCTCTCCGTTAAATTCTCCCTTTAATTCGGGAAAACGTTTGCACCAGTGATGCCCGTTGCACACTAACACCCCTTTATAAATTCGTTGTTTGCCATCAGTGAAAGTGACTTCCCAGAGATTGTTTTCAATGGGTCGCACGTAATTAACGCTACGATTGAGTTCGATATGCTGACGTAAATCAAAATGATTGGCAAAAGCATTCAGATAATCCCGCATGTTTTGAGCGCTGGGGAAGTCGGGATAATCATCTGGCATGGGAAAATGAGTAAATTGAGTAATTTTGCGCGATGAGATGATATGTGCGGTTTCGTAAACACCGTGATACCAATTTCCGCCGATGTCATCACTAGCATCGACCTGATCGTAAGGAATACCAGCACCCTTGAGTGCCTCAGCCATACCCAATCCGACAAAACCAGCCCCAATAATCAGATGTTTGTGAGTAGTATCGACCATAGATTTTTTACATGAATTAAGAAAACAAGGAGAGTTTGCGCGTTAAACAATCCAGCAATGATAGGCGACCTTACAGCTATTTTCAGTTAATTGAACGACAGATTTTCGCAGAAGCTGTTGTATGCCCATACTCATCAACAATCATGTTTCAACCTTAGTTTAGTGAGGAGTGGAAAACCCAAAAGTCTTAGAGTGATTGAGATAGGACGAAATGGACGAAATCCCTCTAAGGCGGGCGTCAGGTGTTACGGATAGTCAGATTTACTCAATAGATGCAAAATAGAGTTATGATAAAATACGGTTACTTTATCGATCTATAGATTTTTAGATTGTAAAAGCTATAGAAAAACTTGAGTTTCTATCAGCTTCAGTAAAATTGCTGATACTTTGAGGGATTAGGCAGATGACATTATCCACAACTTTGAATTCTACATTAAGTCAGATCCACATCAGGATTCCTCAGCACTACCATCGTCAACCAATTGTCTCGCGATTGATTTCTCGTTACGATTTAATCATCAATATTACATGTGCTTTTTTAGAAGCTCATGCAAAAGATGACGGTTGGTTTAACCTAGAAATTCAAGGAGTTTCAAGAGCAGTAGAAGCAGGTCTTGCCTATCTTCAAGAACTAAATATAGAGATTGTGCAGTTAGATATCAAAAGCATTGCCCAAGAAAATCAGGAAAAGAGCAAGATTTTATGTAACAATCACAATTTCAGTGACATCATTGACGATAATGACAAAAAAGCTGATTCCAATGTCGTA
This portion of the Brasilonema sennae CENA114 genome encodes:
- a CDS encoding flavin-containing monooxygenase, which gives rise to MVDTTHKHLIIGAGFVGLGMAEALKGAGIPYDQVDASDDIGGNWYHGVYETAHIISSRKITQFTHFPMPDDYPDFPSAQNMRDYLNAFANHFDLRQHIELNRSVNYVRPIENNLWEVTFTDGKQRIYKGVLVCNGHHWCKRFPELKGEFNGEIIHSKDYKRLEMLRGKRVLVIGSGNSACDIAAEAARVGAKCVLSMRESVWFIPKTFAGIPFVDLLQWWMPEWFQRLTAYGIMRLTFGKHEEYGLSKPNHQVFDKHPTINNEVPYYIKHGRIIPKPTVRQLNGWEVEFIDGSCEEFDLIVCATGYDVAYSFLPQELQRVEGSVVKCYGGAFPDDYKGLYYIGWGQVRGGVGSVIAASSPLFIRCLKLQDEINVPIGLVFKEMGQQLPTTHLSDPQKTFRELKLTNFLFNRIVKKAHQVDAQYPIFRNTPLLPNTVQLTEKGVKCDSLVAESQ
- a CDS encoding orange carotenoid-binding protein → MAITIDSARGIFPGTLSADAVPALTARFNQLSAEDQLAWTWFAFLEMGKTVTVAAPGAARMQFAEQILNQIKQMTFDEQSQVMCDLANHADTPICRTYATWSPNIKLGFWNQLAEWMEQGTVAPIPAGYKLSANATAVLETLKNLDQGQQITVLRNSVVDMGFDASKLGDYARISEPVVVPKEKSQRTKVTIEGLDNPTVLNYMDNLNANDFDELIKLFVADGALQPPFQRPIIGKDAILRFFREECQNLKLVPERGVAEPADDGYTQVKVTGKVQTPWFGAAVGMNMAWRFLINSEGKIFFVAIDLLASPKELMNLAR
- a CDS encoding NIL domain-containing protein, which encodes MTLSTTLNSTLSQIHIRIPQHYHRQPIVSRLISRYDLIINITCAFLEAHAKDDGWFNLEIQGVSRAVEAGLAYLQELNIEIVQLDIKSIAQENQEKSKILCNNHNFSDIIDDNDKKADSNVVEGQTTRAKFQVCIPQNYQSYPVIAGLVYCYGLTVNISGAVLDTNPENDGWFDLEVWGRRQQIVLGLRYLKELGLQIWL
- the trxA gene encoding thioredoxin — translated: MTKAVYIQDSDFDNLLTSSGLVVVDYTASWCGPCKLISPFIDELAEKYEGRAKVVKVDLDHNKENAKKYNIKSIPAVLIFKDGEEVERLVGKASYETFSQALEKYL